The Alkalinema sp. FACHB-956 genome includes a window with the following:
- a CDS encoding twin-arginine translocase TatA/TatE family subunit, with the protein MFNLGWTEVAIILLVAVVIFGPKKIPELGNTFGKTLRGFKEGMTQANDPQSSDRETGD; encoded by the coding sequence ATGTTTAATTTAGGCTGGACAGAAGTTGCCATCATTCTATTGGTGGCTGTGGTCATCTTTGGCCCCAAAAAAATTCCAGAACTGGGCAACACGTTTGGCAAAACCCTGCGGGGATTTAAAGAAGGGATGACCCAGGCGAATGATCCGCAGTCGTCGGATCGGGAGACTGGAGATTAA
- the trmD gene encoding tRNA (guanosine(37)-N1)-methyltransferase TrmD: protein MRFDILTLFPDFFASPLQSGLLGKALEKGIAAVHLTNPRDFTTDKHHKVDDEPYGGGVGMVIKPEPVFAAIESLPSLPKRELIYVTPQGQPMTQGLFKELVTYDQVIVLCGHYEGVDERVMSIVTREVSLGDFVLTCGEIPALALLNGTIRLLPGTIGKADSLKFESFEGEGLLDYPHYTRPSEFRGMAVPEVLRSGNHKEIEKWRRQQQIDRTRDRRPDLYAQWLQNQSD from the coding sequence ATGCGCTTTGACATTCTGACTCTATTTCCTGATTTTTTTGCGTCGCCGCTCCAGTCGGGGTTGTTGGGGAAAGCGCTGGAGAAAGGAATTGCAGCGGTTCATCTGACCAATCCCCGCGACTTCACCACGGACAAGCACCACAAAGTGGATGATGAACCCTACGGCGGCGGCGTTGGCATGGTGATCAAGCCGGAACCTGTGTTTGCTGCGATCGAATCCTTACCCAGCTTGCCCAAGCGGGAACTGATTTACGTCACACCCCAGGGACAACCCATGACCCAAGGGCTCTTTAAGGAACTCGTCACCTATGACCAGGTGATTGTGCTCTGTGGGCATTACGAAGGGGTGGATGAACGGGTGATGAGCATTGTGACGCGGGAAGTGTCCCTGGGGGATTTTGTCTTGACCTGTGGGGAAATTCCGGCCCTGGCCTTATTAAATGGCACGATTCGCTTACTACCCGGCACGATCGGCAAAGCAGATTCCCTCAAGTTTGAAAGTTTTGAAGGGGAGGGCTTGCTGGACTATCCCCACTACACCCGTCCCTCGGAGTTTCGCGGCATGGCTGTCCCCGAAGTCCTGCGATCGGGCAACCATAAGGAAATTGAAAAATGGCGACGCCAGCAGCAGATCGATCGCACCCGCGATCGACGACCAGATCTCTACGCCCAATGGCTACAAAATCAGAGCGACTAG
- a CDS encoding hydroxyacylglutathione hydrolase encodes MQIHRLPTSSTNYIFLLYSVTTNSAVVVDPTEAAPVLKALASLKADLIAILNTHHHRDHVGGNPALLHAYPNAEVYASETDRGRIPGQTQFLQGGEHLTLLDRPAEVLFIPGHTRGHIAYYFPPAKGGDTGGDTGDDTWNNTWNDTWGDTWGDTWGDTWGELFCGDTLFSAGCGRLFEGTPAQMVQSLTQLKQLPETTRIWCAHEYTLSNLKFALTVDPQNADLQTRFQQVQTLCDRQQPTIPTELGLEKRTNPFLRWDNPVIQQAMGQTEPIATFAELRRRKDHF; translated from the coding sequence ATGCAGATACACCGTCTTCCAACTAGTTCAACCAATTACATTTTTTTACTGTACAGCGTGACAACCAACTCGGCTGTGGTGGTTGACCCCACAGAGGCTGCTCCAGTCTTAAAGGCCCTTGCCAGCCTCAAAGCCGATCTGATTGCCATTCTCAACACCCACCACCACCGAGATCACGTCGGCGGCAACCCAGCCCTATTACACGCCTATCCCAACGCAGAAGTCTACGCCAGCGAAACCGATCGCGGACGCATCCCTGGGCAAACACAATTTTTGCAGGGGGGCGAACACCTCACCCTCCTCGATCGTCCCGCCGAAGTGTTGTTTATTCCCGGCCACACGCGGGGTCACATCGCCTATTACTTCCCACCGGCCAAGGGCGGCGACACCGGGGGCGATACAGGAGACGACACCTGGAACAACACCTGGAACGACACCTGGGGCGACACCTGGGGCGATACCTGGGGCGATACCTGGGGCGAACTGTTTTGTGGAGACACCCTTTTTTCCGCAGGCTGTGGACGCTTATTTGAAGGCACCCCCGCCCAAATGGTGCAATCTTTGACCCAGTTGAAACAGTTACCGGAAACAACCCGCATTTGGTGCGCCCACGAGTACACCCTCAGCAACCTGAAATTCGCGCTCACGGTAGATCCCCAGAACGCCGACCTCCAAACTCGCTTCCAGCAGGTACAAACCCTGTGCGATCGGCAGCAGCCCACCATCCCCACTGAACTGGGTTTAGAAAAGCGGACGAATCCGTTCCTCCGTTGGGACAATCCCGTAATTCAGCAAGCCATGGGGCAGACCGAACCGATCGCAACCTTTGCAGAACTGCGCCGCCGCAAAGATCACTTCTAA
- a CDS encoding glycosyltransferase translates to MSAMPKVSLIVSDLSGGGAVRAFLLGQVLRQLDCNVEVVGLQFGPDLYAVPPEGVPVVAIPGQAHPHWWKAVRSLLPRLDGDILYAVKPKPSSFGIGLVRRWQTGKPLWLDMDDWELSWCGGDDWRYRPSPKQLYRDLFKRHGQLREPDHPLYVKWLERWVPKADALTVDTSFLQQRFGGLYVPNGKDTDLFDPAPYDPDGVRSRYGLAGYRVLMFPGAPRPHKGVEDVLEALEILNQADLRVVIIGGSPYDDYDDRLKQRWGKWIVQLPRSPVEKMPELVAAAHVVVVPQRDTLTAQAQFPLKLSDGMAMGKPILSTRVGDIPEILQDTGYLVEPGQPQQIAEMIQYIFSHWDEAQDKGYRARQRCVKHYGMVSMGETLGRMLRGVQKG, encoded by the coding sequence ATGTCTGCTATGCCCAAGGTTTCTCTCATCGTCAGTGATTTGTCTGGAGGGGGCGCTGTCCGCGCGTTTCTGTTGGGACAGGTGTTGCGGCAATTGGACTGTAACGTTGAGGTGGTGGGTTTGCAGTTTGGGCCGGATTTGTATGCGGTGCCGCCGGAGGGGGTTCCGGTGGTTGCGATTCCTGGCCAAGCCCATCCCCACTGGTGGAAGGCGGTACGATCGCTGTTGCCCCGGTTGGATGGTGATATTTTGTATGCGGTGAAGCCGAAGCCGAGTAGTTTTGGGATTGGGCTGGTGCGGCGCTGGCAGACGGGGAAACCGCTGTGGCTCGATATGGATGACTGGGAGTTGAGCTGGTGTGGTGGGGATGATTGGCGCTACAGGCCCTCGCCTAAGCAGTTATACCGGGATCTGTTTAAACGCCATGGGCAGTTGCGTGAACCGGATCATCCGCTTTATGTGAAATGGTTGGAGCGGTGGGTGCCGAAGGCGGATGCGCTGACGGTGGATACTAGTTTTTTGCAGCAGCGGTTTGGCGGGCTGTATGTGCCCAATGGTAAGGATACGGATTTGTTTGATCCGGCTCCCTACGACCCGGATGGGGTGCGATCGCGCTATGGGTTGGCGGGGTATCGGGTGCTGATGTTTCCGGGTGCGCCGCGACCGCATAAGGGGGTGGAGGATGTGCTGGAGGCGTTGGAGATTTTGAATCAAGCTGATCTGCGGGTGGTGATTATTGGGGGGAGTCCCTATGATGACTATGACGATCGCTTGAAGCAACGCTGGGGGAAATGGATTGTGCAATTGCCCCGATCGCCGGTGGAGAAGATGCCGGAGTTGGTGGCGGCGGCCCATGTGGTGGTGGTGCCGCAACGGGATACGCTGACGGCTCAGGCGCAGTTTCCGCTGAAGTTGAGTGATGGGATGGCGATGGGGAAACCGATTCTTTCGACGCGGGTGGGGGATATTCCTGAGATTTTGCAGGATACGGGGTATTTGGTGGAACCGGGGCAGCCTCAGCAGATTGCGGAGATGATTCAATACATTTTTAGTCACTGGGATGAGGCGCAGGACAAGGGATATCGGGCGAGACAACGCTGTGTGAAGCATTACGGGATGGTATCGATGGGAGAAACGCTGGGACGAATGCTACGGGGTGTTCAGAAGGGCTAA
- a CDS encoding dienelactone hydrolase family protein, translating to MKRRNLLLGTSAIAATVATSAATSGQNVQAKMQTHQHSGMAGSPQGKMVPIAGKLQGYYVTPTDPKAKKPFPAVIVIMEAFGLNSQIKGICDMCAKYGYAALAPDIYYGDVFDYKDLPGAIGKLKTMKDEQFTKELGQSLDFLGKRPEVKATAIGTVGFCMGGRFAFLANAAYPDRIKASVAFYGGGIASNPDPLGRASLLDRIPDMKSPLLLIYSAEDQYINAEEHARITTALTNARKRYTLSVFPNTQHGFANDQRETYAPAAAQEAWDMTFGFFKRYLKQA from the coding sequence ATGAAGCGTCGGAATCTTTTATTGGGAACTTCTGCGATCGCGGCGACGGTAGCCACTTCAGCGGCGACCTCTGGGCAGAACGTCCAAGCCAAAATGCAGACCCATCAGCATTCAGGGATGGCGGGTTCTCCCCAGGGCAAAATGGTGCCGATCGCGGGTAAGCTCCAGGGTTATTACGTCACCCCTACGGATCCAAAAGCGAAGAAACCCTTTCCTGCCGTGATTGTGATCATGGAAGCCTTTGGATTGAATAGCCAAATCAAGGGGATTTGCGATATGTGTGCCAAGTATGGCTATGCGGCCCTGGCACCGGATATTTATTACGGGGATGTGTTTGACTATAAGGATTTACCGGGGGCGATCGGTAAGCTCAAAACGATGAAGGATGAGCAGTTTACCAAGGAACTGGGGCAGTCGTTAGATTTTCTGGGGAAACGGCCTGAGGTGAAGGCAACGGCGATCGGAACGGTGGGCTTTTGCATGGGGGGACGGTTTGCGTTTCTTGCCAATGCGGCCTACCCCGATCGCATCAAGGCTTCGGTGGCTTTTTACGGCGGTGGTATTGCCTCGAATCCTGACCCATTGGGACGGGCGTCGTTGCTCGATCGCATTCCAGACATGAAGTCTCCGTTATTGCTGATTTATAGCGCGGAGGATCAGTACATTAATGCGGAGGAACATGCCCGCATTACCACGGCGTTAACCAATGCCCGCAAGCGTTATACCTTGAGTGTGTTTCCCAACACGCAGCACGGGTTTGCCAATGATCAGCGGGAAACCTATGCGCCTGCTGCGGCCCAGGAAGCGTGGGATATGACGTTTGGCTTTTTTAAGCGGTATCTCAAACAGGCTTAG
- a CDS encoding phycobilisome rod-core linker polypeptide: MAIPLLAYSPSCPNQRVDALGARDDEAIIYSTDDQFSHTDMGDLINAAYRQIFFHAFRWDREIVLESQLRNRQITVRDFIRGLLLSNTFIDSFYNKNSNYRFVEHCIQKVLGRRPYSEAEKIAWSAIVMTKGVKGFVDELLNSDEYIESFGENTVPYHRRRTLPSRAVGEIPFNITSPRYDAYYRDKLGFPQGIWQESVRTFRSYQDQPKTGDPSLFLRMARSLNATAGRPSTTSVQNIDIEKTVPYRNR; encoded by the coding sequence GTGGCTATTCCTCTGTTAGCTTATTCTCCTTCCTGTCCAAACCAGCGTGTCGATGCGCTGGGCGCTCGGGATGATGAAGCTATCATTTATTCAACCGATGATCAGTTTTCTCATACGGATATGGGGGATCTGATTAATGCAGCTTACCGGCAGATTTTTTTCCATGCCTTCCGGTGGGATCGGGAAATTGTCCTAGAATCCCAACTGCGGAATCGGCAGATTACCGTGCGCGACTTCATCCGAGGCTTGCTCCTATCAAACACCTTCATTGATAGTTTCTATAACAAGAACAGCAACTATCGTTTTGTTGAGCACTGCATTCAAAAAGTGTTGGGTCGTCGGCCCTACAGCGAAGCTGAGAAAATCGCTTGGTCTGCGATCGTGATGACCAAAGGCGTGAAGGGTTTTGTGGATGAACTCCTCAATAGTGATGAGTACATCGAAAGCTTTGGGGAAAATACCGTTCCCTACCATCGCCGTCGGACTCTGCCCAGCCGTGCTGTGGGTGAAATCCCCTTCAACATCACCTCGCCCCGTTACGATGCCTACTACCGAGACAAGCTGGGCTTCCCCCAAGGCATTTGGCAAGAATCGGTTCGTACTTTCCGTTCCTACCAAGACCAACCCAAGACGGGCGACCCCAGCCTGTTCCTCAGAATGGCCAGAAGCCTCAACGCCACAGCAGGCCGCCCCAGCACAACTTCGGTTCAAAACATCGATATCGAAAAAACGGTTCCCTATCGCAATCGTTAA